In the genome of Tsukamurella paurometabola DSM 20162, the window ATCACCAGGAAGCTCGAACGGCCCCGATTCCTGATCGCCCCGGCGGTCGCGCCGTTCACTGACGTCGACTACTTCCAATTCGCCGATCGCGCGGCGTGGGAAGACCATCCGCTGGCGATGGCGCGCAAGCTCGGTGTCCTCGACGATGCGACCGAGGACCGTGAGCGCGCCGTCGAGCTGGTGAACGAATTGGCCGAGCTGCGCCGACCGGTGGAGGCCGAGCCCCAACTGGTGCATGGGGACCTGTCCGGTGCTGTGCTGTTCGCCGGAGCCGCGGCCCCCGGCCTCACCGACTTCACCCCGTACTGGCGGCCCGCAACCTGGGCGGCCGCGGTGGTCGCGGTCGACGGCCTCGCGTGGGGCGGCGCCGACGACGGTCTGCTGTTGCGCTGGAAAGATTTGCCCGAGTGGCCGCAGATGGTGCTGCGGGCGCTCATCTTCCGGCTCGCGGTGCATGCGGTGCACCCGCGGTCGGAGGCCGATGCGCTGCCCGGTCTCGAACACATCACCGAGATCGCTCGGTGGCTGCTCTGAGCGGATCGCCCCGCCGGATCCTCGTCGCGCACGGCACCCGCTCGGCGCACGGCGTCGCCATGATCCGCGCGCTCGCGGCCGCGGTGGCCGCTCGCACGGGCCCGGTCGAGGTGGGCTTCGTCGATGTGCTGGGCCCGTCGCCGTCGGAACTGCTGGTGCAGTCGGATCGCCCGACGGTGCTGGTGCCCTGTTTCCTCGCCGGCGGCTACCACGTGCACACCGATGTGCCCCGACATATCGCCGCCAGCGCTCACCCCGATGCCCGGCTCACTGCGGCGCTGGGGCCCGATCCCGGTCTGATCGGCGCACTGCTGCGCCGATTGGACGAGGCCGGATGGCGCTCCGGCGACGCGGTACTCCTCGGTGCCACCGGCTCGTCCGATCCCCGGGCCCGCGAGGACGTCCGCACCATGGCGGCGCTGCTCGCTGCCCGGATCGGCACCGAGGTCCCGGTGGGATTCCTCGCCGCCGGTGACCCGACGGTGGACACGGAGGTGGCCCGGTTGCGCGATCGAGACCGGCGACTGATTCTCACGTCGTACCAGTTGGCGGACGGCGTTTTCCATGCCCGGCTCACGGCGGCCGGCGCCGATGCGGTCACCGCGCCGATCGGCCTCGCGCCCGAGGTGATCGACCTCATCGTGCACCGGTTCGAGCAGGCTCAGACTCGATAGTCCCGCAACGGGATCCGGTCACCGTCGGCGAGCACGCCCTCGGCCCGCAGCAGTTCCAGCTGACGGGTGGCGATATGCGGCGCGGGCCGCCCGGAGGCGGGGACCACGCGGTACCACGGCAGATCCGAGGCGTCCGTGCGCATCACCCAGCCGACGATCCGCGGCGACGATAGGCCCACCTCGTCGGCGATGTCGCCGTAAGTGCGCACCCGGCCCGGCGGGATCGAGGCGATCCGCTCGCGCACCGCCTCGACCTGTTCCTCGGTGACCTTCGCCATCTACGACTCCAGCAGGCGGCGCGCGTACCCGCCGGCGACGGCCGGGATCTCCTGCGCCACCATATGATCCGAATCGACCGTCACCACCTCGGCGTGCGGCATGGTGGCCAGCTGGTTCCCGGTCACGAAGTCGGCTCGGCCGGCGCGCAGCACGACGGTGGGGATGCCCGGCGGTACGCCGACCGGCGTGCGCGCCAGTTCGCCCCACAGCGCCGTGACCGCGCCGCAGCTGATGTCCCACTCCCAGCGCCCGGAGTCCCGGCGCACCAGGTGTTCGGCGATCTCGGCGTCGAGCACCTCGTCCGGTACCCGCGCCCAGGCGCCGGATTTCTTGTCCTGCCGTGCTTCTTCGGGCGAGGCGAAGTCGAAGAACCGGATGGTCTGATCGGCGATCGTGGCGCACAGATCCGGGTCGAGGCCCTGGGCCGGATCCAGCAGCAGCACTGCGCGCACCAGGTCGGGCCGGGAGCCGGCGAGGCGGCAGGCCAGTGCGCCACCGAGGGAGTGGCCGATCACCAGGGCGGGAGCTTCGGCGTGCACCTCGTGCCTCTCCAGCACGCTCACCAGATCAGCGACATGCTGTTCCAGGTGCCACGGCGGCGTCCACGGCGATCGGCCGTGGCCGCGCAGATCGGGTGCCAGTACCCGGGCGCCCGGGAGCTGTGTATCGGCAAAACCGCGCCAGCGGGCGCCGTGCCCGGTGACGCCGTGGATGGCCAGCACCGCAGGGGCGCCGGGGGAGCCGTACCGGTGCACGTTCAGCATGCGCCCATTGTGCCGCGCCCACGCCACAGGCGTGTCGGTGGTCTGTGATGGGATCGAGGGGATCGGCGTGAAGGAGGGCACATGGCGGAAGCGAGCGGAGGCGCGGGGCGCGTCCGCCGGCCGCGGCTGTCGCTGCAGTACACCGCGCCGCAGCCGCCGCCAGTGCGGGAGTGGGGCGGGCCGGTCGCCGAGCTGGTGGCGCCCGCGGCGGGTGCACTTGCACTCGACGTGGGCGGCTGGGCGCCGTACCGGATCCGCGGCGGTCCGGGTACCGGCAAGACCTCGGCCCTGATCGATATCGCCGTGGCCAAGCTCACCGATCCGTTCGTCGAGCCGGAATCGGTGCTCATCCTCACCGGGAGCAAGCGGTCGGCCGTCGCACTGCGCCGTGAGCTGTCGGCGCGCGTGCTCGCCGACCGCGGCCGCGCAGGGGTGCACGCCTCCGGGGAGCCGCTGGTGCGCACCGTGCACTCGCTGGCCTTCGCCGTGCTGCGGCTCCAGGCCGCACACGCCGGTGCGCCCCCGCCCCGCCTGATCACCGGTTCGGAGCAGGACGCGGTGGTGCGCGAGTTGCTACGCGGACACGTGGACGACGGTGGAGCGTTCTGGCCGGAGCGGTTGCGGCCCGCGCTGGTGACCGGAGGATTCGCCGGGGCGCTGCGTGACCTGTTCGCACAGGCGGCCCAGCGCGGCGCCGGTCCCGAGGAGATCGACGAGCTCGCCGCCCGCTACGACAGGCCCGAATGGGCCGCCGCCGCGGCGGCGCTGCGCGAGTATCAGCAGACCACGCTGCTGCGCGGCTCCGTCGGGCTGGCCGGTCCGACCGCCGTGGCCCCGGCGGTCGACGCGGCGGAGTTGATCGACGCCGCCGTCACGGCACTGGCCGGTGACGACGCGCTGCTCGCACAGCAGCGCGAGCGGATCCGATTCCTCCTGGTCGACGATGCGCAGAACCTGGACCCGCTGGCCTCGGCGCTGATCCGGTTGCTGGGCACGGGCACCGAGCTCACCGTGATCGCAGGCGATCCCGATCAGGCGATCAACTCGTTCCGCGGCGCCAGCACCCGTTTCCTGCAATCGCTCGACGTCCCCGCCGAGCGGGACATCGTGCTGGAGCGCAGTTTCCGGTTCGGTGAGGAGATCACCGCGACGGTGAACCGGGTCTCGTCCCGTCTGCCGAACCGGTTCGGATCGGTCGCGCCGGAACGGCCCCGGCCGGGTTCGGCGGCGGTGCGGTTGTTCTCCACTGCGGCGAAGGAGGCCGACGCGATCGCCGCGATGCTGCGCCGTGAGCACGTCCTCGGCGGTGTGCCCTGGGAGGACATGGCCATCGTCGTGCGGTCGGTGTCGGCTTCGGTCGCGCCCCTGCGCCGGGCTCTCGCGTACGCGGGCGTCCCGGTCACCGTCGCCGCGGACGATGTGCCCTTGGCGCGCCAGCGCGCGGTACACGCCCTGCTGTCGACGGTGCGCGCGGCGTGCGAGCCGGAATCCCTCGATCCGGCCGAGGCGGTGGCCCTGCTGTCCGGTCCGGTCGGCGGCGGCGATCCGCTCACGCTGCGGCGGGTGCGCCGCGCGGTGCGCCGCGCCGACCCGTCGGACGAGCGCGGCTCCGCGGAGATCCTCGGCGCGGTGGTCGCGGGGTCCGTCGACTTCGCGCCGTATCGCGCCGCACTGACCGAGCTGGAGGCCGAACCGGTGGAGCGGGTGCTCGCGGCGGTGCACGCCGCCCGCGCCGCCGCGGTCGAGGGCACGGTCGAGGAGGTCTTGTGGGCCGCGTGGTCGGTCACCGGATTGTCGGGCCGGTGGGGCGCGCTCGCCTTGCGCGGCGGCAGTGTAGGCGAACAGGCCGACCGCGATCTGGATGCGGTGATGGGATTATTCGATGCCGCGGCAGATTTCACCGATACTCTGCCCACGGCGTCACCGGCCCGGTTCATCGAGTACATCGAGCAATTGCACATCCCGCGGGCGTCGGGCGGGGG includes:
- a CDS encoding ATP-dependent helicase, coding for MAEASGGAGRVRRPRLSLQYTAPQPPPVREWGGPVAELVAPAAGALALDVGGWAPYRIRGGPGTGKTSALIDIAVAKLTDPFVEPESVLILTGSKRSAVALRRELSARVLADRGRAGVHASGEPLVRTVHSLAFAVLRLQAAHAGAPPPRLITGSEQDAVVRELLRGHVDDGGAFWPERLRPALVTGGFAGALRDLFAQAAQRGAGPEEIDELAARYDRPEWAAAAAALREYQQTTLLRGSVGLAGPTAVAPAVDAAELIDAAVTALAGDDALLAQQRERIRFLLVDDAQNLDPLASALIRLLGTGTELTVIAGDPDQAINSFRGASTRFLQSLDVPAERDIVLERSFRFGEEITATVNRVSSRLPNRFGSVAPERPRPGSAAVRLFSTAAKEADAIAAMLRREHVLGGVPWEDMAIVVRSVSASVAPLRRALAYAGVPVTVAADDVPLARQRAVHALLSTVRAACEPESLDPAEAVALLSGPVGGGDPLTLRRVRRAVRRADPSDERGSAEILGAVVAGSVDFAPYRAALTELEAEPVERVLAAVHAARAAAVEGTVEEVLWAAWSVTGLSGRWGALALRGGSVGEQADRDLDAVMGLFDAAADFTDTLPTASPARFIEYIEQLHIPRASGGGRRETPTTPGVTVVSAHGAAGREWDVVAVAGVQEGRWPNLRRRGGLLGTEELLDALDGIDPAALPTVSRSLPLLAEERRLLLVACSRARRTLLITAVDTADGDGDLVPSRFLQGIAPSGEEDPETYTPAVESEPAASLDLRTLVATLRAAACDPRREESERAHAARQLARLAADRVPGAHPDSWYGLAGASTDDPLWQPDDGPVALSPSNVEALSACALRWMLERFGGSDGDSAKQATGNLVHTLVQAVAGRIPKDEVTRSLEKVWDRVDLEADWFARRELIRTEEMLESFRAWLAGSRSELTEAGVEVPIDTVIEGTDGAPDVQIRGRVDRLERDPLGRTVVVDVKTGRTLPSQADGQAHAQLRTYQVAIAHGGLGGVPETPGGGKLLYVAKPHNKTGATVREQDALTPADVDEWLGVIREAARRTRGPEFAATLNASCQHCAVASCCPVVDKGRSVTDD
- a CDS encoding TIGR02569 family protein — translated: MSPVEPPAHVLATFGLDGIEPIALGADWDGGWRCGEVVLSLIADHARAAWSAKVREDLYVDGMRLARPFRATDGRYVVSGWRADTFIAGSLEPRFDEIISMANRLHEITRKLERPRFLIAPAVAPFTDVDYFQFADRAAWEDHPLAMARKLGVLDDATEDRERAVELVNELAELRRPVEAEPQLVHGDLSGAVLFAGAAAPGLTDFTPYWRPATWAAAVVAVDGLAWGGADDGLLLRWKDLPEWPQMVLRALIFRLAVHAVHPRSEADALPGLEHITEIARWLL
- a CDS encoding alpha/beta hydrolase, with translation MLNVHRYGSPGAPAVLAIHGVTGHGARWRGFADTQLPGARVLAPDLRGHGRSPWTPPWHLEQHVADLVSVLERHEVHAEAPALVIGHSLGGALACRLAGSRPDLVRAVLLLDPAQGLDPDLCATIADQTIRFFDFASPEEARQDKKSGAWARVPDEVLDAEIAEHLVRRDSGRWEWDISCGAVTALWGELARTPVGVPPGIPTVVLRAGRADFVTGNQLATMPHAEVVTVDSDHMVAQEIPAVAGGYARRLLES
- a CDS encoding MGMT family protein, which codes for MAKVTEEQVEAVRERIASIPPGRVRTYGDIADEVGLSSPRIVGWVMRTDASDLPWYRVVPASGRPAPHIATRQLELLRAEGVLADGDRIPLRDYRV
- a CDS encoding sirohydrochlorin chelatase is translated as MAALSGSPRRILVAHGTRSAHGVAMIRALAAAVAARTGPVEVGFVDVLGPSPSELLVQSDRPTVLVPCFLAGGYHVHTDVPRHIAASAHPDARLTAALGPDPGLIGALLRRLDEAGWRSGDAVLLGATGSSDPRAREDVRTMAALLAARIGTEVPVGFLAAGDPTVDTEVARLRDRDRRLILTSYQLADGVFHARLTAAGADAVTAPIGLAPEVIDLIVHRFEQAQTR